In Actinoplanes derwentensis, the following proteins share a genomic window:
- a CDS encoding capsular polysaccharide synthesis protein, whose translation MTATAPTDQSMIARLRGALRRTPPSQPVAVAAPPSLVNLVPDPGFRGDPDGFAVPERVAAERAEVPGRPGVHGLRVSALRGNDTSIAPGGIALRPGTYTAGVSLFLDEPLHSPPRLTAEWTIGDGEAAEPVRSVPARNEFGHHRITVTFTVPAGVQDAGVWLTAGSGAVTWYDYAITETAGPVAHFTGATPGDAVYRYEWTGEPDASPSRRTLLPGAVPVTLTAEEADFLREQPDGDPMAAARIALAEGDREAAVIQLRRVVKAGDPDGTAAWELGRIAVSEQRWAAAEQLLRGAVAKRPEAFERGYALAHAYDKLKRRDDSRRTAAAALAHDTKLPFDGPALLDSDVTAFGARRELGVFLSEHLVQIRVQAEQRLARPVRSTFDQPIFVYWAQGFATAPPVVRACLAALRATNPSVHELSRDTIGAYVDVPPDLAAAVGDDHAHFSDLLRMLLLEKFGGIWVDATGFVSEPLRPHVDRALAKSSVFAFNYTGPYLSNWFLASRPDSYVMHLWRAASFLWWEKRAESLDPLLHHHVFEMLHRLDDRFRAEWDAGLRLNATPPHTLQTIMLRPYEPEMFQTIVEGAFVHRLRHQFRPEEMGSESYLARIIRGDHQDALREIKENC comes from the coding sequence ATGACGGCGACCGCACCCACCGACCAGAGCATGATCGCCCGACTCCGTGGCGCTCTCCGTCGTACCCCGCCGTCGCAGCCGGTCGCCGTCGCGGCCCCGCCGTCGCTGGTCAACCTGGTGCCGGACCCCGGTTTCCGGGGTGATCCGGATGGGTTCGCGGTGCCCGAGCGAGTCGCCGCGGAGCGTGCCGAGGTGCCCGGCCGGCCCGGGGTGCACGGTCTGCGGGTGAGCGCCCTGCGCGGCAACGACACGTCGATCGCGCCGGGTGGGATCGCGCTGCGGCCCGGCACCTACACGGCCGGAGTCTCGCTCTTCCTGGACGAACCGTTGCACAGCCCGCCACGGCTGACGGCGGAGTGGACGATCGGTGACGGCGAGGCCGCCGAGCCGGTGCGGTCGGTGCCGGCCCGCAACGAGTTCGGGCATCACCGGATCACCGTGACCTTCACCGTTCCGGCCGGGGTGCAGGACGCCGGGGTCTGGCTGACCGCCGGGAGCGGCGCGGTGACCTGGTACGACTACGCGATCACCGAGACCGCCGGGCCGGTCGCCCATTTCACCGGCGCGACCCCGGGTGACGCCGTCTACCGCTACGAGTGGACCGGCGAGCCGGACGCGTCCCCGTCACGCCGGACCTTGTTGCCCGGTGCCGTCCCGGTCACCCTGACCGCGGAGGAAGCCGATTTCCTGCGGGAGCAGCCGGACGGCGACCCGATGGCGGCGGCCCGGATCGCATTGGCCGAGGGCGACCGGGAAGCCGCGGTGATCCAGCTCCGGCGGGTGGTCAAAGCCGGTGACCCGGACGGCACGGCCGCCTGGGAGCTGGGCCGGATCGCGGTGTCCGAGCAGCGCTGGGCGGCGGCCGAGCAGTTGCTGCGCGGCGCGGTGGCCAAACGGCCGGAGGCCTTCGAGCGGGGGTACGCGCTGGCCCACGCCTACGACAAGCTCAAGCGCCGGGACGACAGCCGCCGGACCGCGGCGGCCGCCCTGGCACACGACACCAAGTTGCCGTTCGACGGCCCGGCCCTGCTGGACTCCGACGTCACCGCCTTCGGGGCCCGCCGGGAGCTCGGTGTCTTCCTCTCCGAGCACCTCGTCCAGATCCGGGTACAGGCCGAGCAGCGGCTGGCCCGGCCGGTGCGCAGCACGTTCGACCAGCCGATCTTCGTCTACTGGGCGCAGGGTTTCGCGACCGCGCCGCCGGTGGTGCGAGCCTGTCTCGCGGCGCTCCGGGCGACGAACCCGTCGGTGCACGAGCTGAGCCGGGACACCATCGGCGCCTACGTCGACGTGCCGCCGGACCTGGCCGCGGCGGTCGGCGACGATCATGCGCACTTCTCCGACCTGCTGCGGATGCTGCTGCTGGAGAAGTTCGGCGGGATCTGGGTGGACGCCACCGGTTTCGTCTCCGAGCCGCTGCGGCCGCACGTCGACCGGGCCCTGGCGAAGAGCAGTGTGTTCGCGTTCAACTACACCGGGCCGTACCTGTCGAACTGGTTCCTGGCGAGCCGCCCCGACAGCTACGTCATGCATCTGTGGCGGGCCGCGTCGTTCCTGTGGTGGGAGAAACGGGCCGAGTCCCTCGATCCGCTGCTGCATCACCATGTCTTCGAGATGCTGCACCGGCTCGACGACCGGTTCCGTGCCGAGTGGGACGCCGGGCTCCGGCTCAACGCGACCCCGCCGCACACGTTGCAGACGATCATGCTGCGGCCGTACGAGCCGGAGATGTTCCAGACGATCGTGGAGGGGGCGTTCGTGCACCGGCTGCGCCACCAGTTCCGGCCGGAGGAGATGGGCAGCGAGTCGTACCTGGCCCGGATCATCCGTGGCGATCATCAGGATGCGCTTCGCGAAATCAAAGAGAACTGCTAG
- a CDS encoding LLM class F420-dependent oxidoreductase, whose product MRVSIFTEPHRGATYDELLRAAQHAEAAGFEGFFRADHYLPMHDSDGYPGPTDSWVTLGAMARETSTIRLGTLLTCATFRHPAVTAISVAQVDQMSGGRIDFGLGAGWFGKEHEAYGIPFHTPKQRFDLLEEQLAVITGLWSAPSRFSYSGRHYQLIDAPALPKPVQQPGPPVIVGGRGKKRTPQLAARFADEFNLPFTPVGQSAAQYARVAEACEQYGRTKPPLVLSVGLAVACGRTGAEAKRRQEAMDESSALPPEGTITGTPEQVVDQIAKYAEIGATRVYVRLRDLGDLDHLDLLAAEVLPHLP is encoded by the coding sequence ATGCGCGTCAGCATCTTCACCGAGCCACACCGGGGCGCCACCTACGACGAGCTGCTACGAGCGGCACAGCACGCCGAGGCGGCCGGATTCGAGGGCTTCTTCCGGGCCGACCACTACCTGCCGATGCACGACTCGGACGGGTACCCGGGGCCGACCGACTCGTGGGTCACCCTGGGCGCGATGGCCCGAGAGACCAGCACCATCCGGCTCGGGACCCTGCTCACCTGCGCGACCTTCCGGCACCCGGCGGTCACCGCGATCAGCGTCGCCCAGGTCGACCAGATGAGCGGCGGCCGGATCGACTTCGGGCTCGGCGCCGGCTGGTTCGGCAAGGAGCACGAGGCGTACGGCATCCCCTTCCACACTCCGAAACAGCGCTTCGACCTGCTGGAGGAGCAACTCGCGGTGATCACCGGGCTGTGGTCGGCGCCGTCCCGGTTCTCCTACAGCGGCCGGCACTATCAGCTCATCGACGCTCCGGCCCTGCCCAAGCCGGTACAACAGCCGGGCCCGCCGGTGATCGTCGGCGGCCGGGGAAAGAAGCGGACACCGCAGCTGGCGGCCCGTTTCGCCGACGAGTTCAACCTGCCGTTCACCCCGGTCGGGCAGAGTGCCGCCCAGTACGCCCGGGTCGCCGAGGCCTGCGAGCAGTACGGCCGGACCAAACCGCCGCTGGTGCTGTCGGTCGGGCTGGCGGTGGCGTGCGGCCGCACCGGCGCCGAGGCGAAGCGCCGGCAGGAGGCGATGGACGAGTCGTCCGCGCTGCCGCCGGAGGGCACCATCACCGGCACCCCCGAGCAGGTCGTCGATCAGATCGCGAAGTACGCCGAGATCGGCGCCACCCGCGTCTACGTGCGCCTGCGCGACCTCGGTGACCTGGACCACCTGGATCTGCTGGCCGCGGAGGTCCTGCCACACCTGCCGTGA